The Pseudomonas parafulva genome window below encodes:
- a CDS encoding AAA family ATPase, with protein sequence MQIRAFRIENIGRFKRLELSLLKANDAPSQALILVGNNGAGKTSILKSLSISLGWFIARLRSEKGSGSLIKDDEINNSENTASIQIEVSDLTTKDVDSHFSWKLVRTRPGFNSPEVSKLSGLVQLAALYREALTTEAPYDLPLIAYYPVERSVIDAPLKPRRNPTFPQLAGYDGFTENTANFSKFFEWFRDREDHENELHAYAKEGNALLEAAHAAKNAVTEDTLLSKSKRTALLEVLNKTISDVNNAVSVKIPKLLSHAQTLPKDRQLTAVRDAIEQFMPGFKNLRVHRKPRLQMLVDKKNETLDILQLSQGEKSLLALVGDIARRLSMLNPTLESPLQGRGIVLIDEVDMHLHPKWQRGIVEQLKITFPNCQFILTTHSPLVISDTQDLKIYSLDDGAVNAVTSQYGQDANSVLLDVMDTPIRNSKIESYFNDLYDAIQDLELKKAKGIIAYLEKNVSPNNTELTKARLMLRKQELRVEKNQ encoded by the coding sequence ATGCAAATCCGAGCTTTTCGAATAGAGAACATTGGCCGTTTCAAGCGTCTCGAACTTTCTCTTTTGAAAGCAAATGATGCTCCTTCTCAAGCCTTGATATTGGTCGGCAATAACGGCGCAGGCAAGACATCCATACTGAAATCTCTGTCGATTTCTCTAGGATGGTTCATCGCACGCCTGCGCTCGGAAAAAGGCTCCGGCAGCCTCATAAAAGATGACGAGATCAACAACTCGGAAAACACCGCATCAATCCAGATCGAAGTTTCGGACTTGACGACCAAGGATGTCGATAGTCATTTTAGCTGGAAACTTGTCCGTACCCGTCCAGGTTTCAACAGCCCTGAAGTCAGCAAGCTGTCCGGACTGGTTCAATTAGCAGCTCTTTATCGAGAAGCATTAACTACTGAAGCGCCATACGACCTTCCATTGATCGCGTACTATCCCGTGGAGCGATCAGTGATCGACGCACCACTCAAACCCCGTAGAAACCCTACGTTTCCACAATTGGCTGGCTATGATGGATTCACTGAAAATACTGCCAATTTCAGTAAATTTTTCGAATGGTTCCGTGACAGAGAGGATCATGAAAATGAATTGCACGCTTACGCTAAGGAAGGGAATGCGTTACTAGAAGCCGCACACGCAGCAAAAAACGCGGTTACAGAGGACACTCTTCTTTCAAAAAGCAAACGTACAGCATTGCTAGAAGTCTTAAACAAGACCATTTCGGATGTCAACAATGCCGTCAGCGTTAAAATTCCAAAGCTCTTATCTCACGCCCAAACTCTTCCAAAAGACCGACAGCTCACAGCCGTGCGCGATGCGATTGAGCAGTTCATGCCCGGGTTCAAAAATTTAAGAGTGCATCGCAAACCTCGACTGCAAATGCTGGTTGACAAAAAAAATGAAACACTGGACATACTACAGCTTTCACAAGGTGAAAAATCTCTCTTGGCACTGGTGGGCGATATAGCTCGCAGACTCTCCATGTTAAACCCCACTCTTGAATCCCCACTGCAAGGACGCGGAATTGTCTTGATTGACGAAGTGGATATGCATCTACACCCTAAATGGCAGCGCGGAATCGTAGAACAATTAAAAATAACATTTCCCAACTGTCAGTTCATTTTGACCACTCACTCACCTCTTGTCATTAGTGACACTCAAGACCTGAAAATTTACTCCTTGGACGATGGAGCGGTCAACGCTGTAACTTCGCAATACGGTCAGGATGCCAACTCCGTATTACTAGACGTCATGGACACCCCAATACGCAACTCCAAAATAGAAAGCTACTTCAACGATCTCTACGACGCAATTCAGGACTTAGAACTCAAAAAAGCAAAGGGTATAATCGCCTATCTAGAGAAAAATGTCTCACCGAACAATACCGAGCTTACAAAAGCGAGACTGATGTTGAGAAAGCAGGAGCTCCGCGTTGAAAAAAATCAATAA